One region of Bacillus zhangzhouensis genomic DNA includes:
- a CDS encoding 2-isopropylmalate synthase, which yields MRKINFFDTTLRDGEQSPGVNLNAQEKLIIAKQLERLGVNIIEAGFPASSRGDFLGVQEIARTIKNCSVTGLARCVKGDIDTAWEALKDGVEPRLHVFIATSDIHLKHKLKKTREEVVEQAVAMVKYAKERFPFVQWSAEDACRTDIAFLAEIVEKVIDAGASVINLPDTVGYLAPKEYGNIFKYMKEHVPNIDRVNLSAHCHDDLGMAVANSLAAIENGADQIETAVNGIGERAGNAALEEIAVALHIRKDFYQVESTIQLNEIKRTSDVVSKYSGMIVPRNKAVVGNNAFAHESGIHQDGFLKEKTTYEIISPELVGVTTDVLVLGKHSGRHAFKDRMKTLGFKPTEDEINKFFETFKNLTEKKKEITDDDLISIILEEKVADRKIGYEFESLQVHYGTEQMPTATVSLKNQESQEVMQEAATGAGSVEAVYNTLERCMEERIHLLDYRIQSNGKGRDALAEVYVTVSIEGKETAGRGVAQDVLEASAKAYVNAVNRHLIFKSNLIEIEKHHAIS from the coding sequence GTGCGGAAAATTAATTTTTTTGACACAACACTTCGAGATGGAGAGCAATCACCAGGAGTGAACTTAAATGCACAAGAAAAACTAATCATTGCAAAGCAGCTTGAGCGCCTTGGGGTTAATATCATTGAAGCGGGTTTTCCCGCTTCATCCCGAGGGGATTTCTTAGGCGTACAAGAAATTGCAAGAACGATTAAAAACTGTTCTGTTACTGGGCTTGCACGATGTGTGAAAGGTGATATTGATACTGCATGGGAAGCATTAAAAGATGGAGTGGAGCCAAGACTTCATGTCTTTATTGCCACTTCTGACATTCATCTGAAGCATAAACTAAAGAAAACACGTGAAGAAGTCGTAGAACAGGCTGTCGCAATGGTGAAATATGCCAAAGAACGTTTTCCATTTGTCCAATGGTCAGCAGAAGATGCGTGCCGTACAGATATTGCTTTCTTGGCAGAAATTGTAGAAAAGGTCATTGACGCTGGGGCGAGTGTCATTAACTTGCCAGATACAGTTGGATACTTAGCGCCAAAAGAGTACGGAAATATCTTTAAATATATGAAGGAACACGTTCCAAATATTGACCGCGTCAACTTGTCCGCTCATTGTCATGATGATCTAGGAATGGCTGTGGCAAACTCACTTGCTGCCATTGAAAATGGAGCAGATCAAATTGAAACGGCTGTCAACGGAATTGGCGAGCGCGCTGGAAATGCTGCTTTAGAAGAAATTGCAGTGGCTCTTCATATTCGAAAAGACTTTTACCAGGTCGAATCAACGATTCAATTGAATGAAATTAAGCGTACAAGTGATGTAGTGAGCAAATACTCAGGAATGATTGTGCCGCGTAATAAAGCAGTCGTTGGAAATAACGCATTTGCACATGAATCAGGTATTCACCAGGATGGTTTCCTCAAAGAAAAAACAACCTATGAAATTATCTCTCCAGAGCTTGTCGGTGTGACAACAGATGTGCTTGTCCTTGGAAAACACTCCGGAAGACACGCGTTTAAAGACCGCATGAAAACACTTGGTTTTAAACCAACGGAAGACGAAATCAATAAGTTCTTCGAGACCTTCAAGAACTTGACAGAAAAGAAGAAAGAAATTACAGATGATGATTTGATTTCTATTATATTAGAAGAAAAAGTAGCAGACCGAAAAATCGGCTACGAATTTGAAAGTCTGCAAGTGCACTATGGAACAGAACAAATGCCGACAGCAACAGTTTCTCTGAAAAATCAAGAATCGCAGGAAGTCATGCAAGAAGCAGCTACAGGTGCAGGCAGTGTAGAAGCTGTGTACAACACGCTTGAGCGCTGTATGGAAGAAAGAATTCATTTACTGGACTACCGCATTCAGTCAAATGGAAAAGGCAGAGATGCACTAGCAGAAGTATATGTCACGGTTTCCATAGAAGGAAAAGAAACAGCAGGACGCGGTGTAGCGCAAGATGTGCTTGAAGCATCGGCGAAAGCTTACGTCAATGCAGTGAACAGGCATTTAATCTTCAAATCAAATCTAATTGAAATTGAGAAACATCATGCGATCTCATAG
- the ilvC gene encoding ketol-acid reductoisomerase: protein MVKVYYNGDIQENVLNGQKVAIIGYGSQGHAHALNLKESGVDVIVGVRKGGSYTKAQEDGHQVFTVKEAAAQADVVMVLLPDEQQKKVYDEEIKDQLETGNSLVFAHGFNVHFHQIVPPSEVDVYLVAPKGPGHLVRRTYEQGAGVPALFAIYQDVSGKAKDKALAYAKAIGGARAGVLETTFKEETETDLFGEQAVLCGGLTSLVKAGFETLTEAGYQPELAYFECLHELKLIVDLMYEEGLEGMRYSISDTAQWGDFVSGPRVVDANVKESMKAVLTDIQNGTFAKEWIVENQVNRPRFNAINANENEHQIEIVGRKLREMMPFVKQGKKKEAVSVGAEN from the coding sequence ATGGTAAAAGTATATTATAACGGTGATATTCAAGAAAACGTGTTAAATGGTCAAAAGGTAGCCATCATTGGTTATGGATCACAAGGTCATGCACATGCATTGAACTTAAAAGAAAGCGGCGTAGATGTCATCGTCGGCGTGAGAAAAGGCGGATCTTACACAAAAGCACAAGAAGACGGCCATCAAGTATTCACAGTAAAAGAAGCAGCAGCACAAGCAGACGTAGTGATGGTACTACTTCCAGATGAGCAGCAAAAGAAAGTATATGATGAAGAAATCAAAGATCAATTAGAAACTGGCAACTCACTTGTATTTGCACACGGATTCAACGTTCACTTCCATCAAATTGTTCCTCCAAGTGAGGTAGATGTGTATCTTGTAGCTCCAAAAGGTCCAGGACATCTTGTGAGAAGAACATATGAGCAAGGCGCTGGTGTACCTGCTCTATTTGCCATCTATCAAGATGTATCTGGCAAAGCGAAAGACAAAGCACTTGCTTATGCGAAAGCGATCGGGGGAGCAAGAGCGGGTGTTCTTGAAACAACATTTAAAGAAGAAACAGAAACGGATTTATTCGGTGAGCAGGCTGTTCTTTGCGGGGGTCTTACTTCACTAGTGAAAGCAGGATTCGAAACGTTAACAGAAGCTGGTTATCAGCCAGAGCTTGCATACTTCGAGTGTCTGCATGAATTGAAATTAATCGTTGACCTTATGTATGAAGAAGGATTAGAAGGCATGAGATATTCAATCTCTGATACAGCGCAATGGGGTGACTTCGTATCAGGACCACGCGTTGTGGATGCAAACGTAAAAGAATCAATGAAAGCCGTCTTGACTGATATCCAAAATGGTACATTTGCAAAAGAATGGATTGTTGAAAACCAAGTGAATCGTCCACGTTTCAATGCGATCAATGCAAATGAAAATGAGCACCAAATTGAAATCGTTGGAAGAAAGCTTCGTGAAATGATGCCTTTCGTTAAACAAGGAAAGAAAAAGGAAGCGGTGAGCGTCGGTGCGGAAAATTAA
- the ilvN gene encoding acetolactate synthase small subunit has protein sequence MKRIIVLTVLNRSGVLNRITGLFTKRHYNIESITVGHSEIQDVSRITFVVHVDQEKDIEQLTKQLNKQIDVLKVTDITNQSIVQRELALIKVVSAPASRMEITGVIEPFRASIVDVSRESVVIQVTGESSKIEALIELLKPYGIKEVARTGTTAFARDNQQKPQTNKTISIV, from the coding sequence TTGAAAAGAATTATCGTGTTGACTGTATTAAATCGATCAGGCGTACTGAACAGAATCACAGGCCTCTTTACTAAAAGACACTATAACATTGAAAGCATTACGGTCGGCCATTCTGAGATTCAAGATGTATCACGCATCACGTTCGTCGTCCATGTAGATCAAGAGAAAGACATCGAACAGCTGACAAAACAGCTGAACAAACAAATCGATGTTCTGAAAGTAACAGACATTACAAACCAATCAATCGTTCAGCGAGAGCTGGCTTTGATAAAAGTCGTATCTGCACCAGCATCTAGAATGGAAATCACGGGGGTCATTGAACCGTTTAGAGCTTCTATTGTAGATGTAAGCAGAGAGAGTGTCGTCATTCAGGTGACAGGTGAGTCTTCAAAAATTGAAGCACTCATTGAATTACTTAAGCCATACGGCATTAAAGAAGTCGCCAGAACTGGCACCACGGCCTTTGCGAGAGATAATCAGCAAAAGCCGCAAACAAATAAAACAATTTCAATTGTCTAA
- the ilvB gene encoding acetolactate synthase large subunit — protein sequence MGTNVQMETEKSKAPHTMNGALMLIEALKREKVEVIFGYPGGAVLPIYDKIYDSGLFHVLPRHEQGAIHAAEGYARVSGKPGVVIATSGPGATNLVTGIADAMIDSLPLVVFTGQVATSVIGSDAFQEADVIGITMPITKHSYQVRNPEELPGVIKEAFHIATTGRPGPVLIDIPKDVASIEGMFEYDQPIDLPGYQPKVEPNYLQIRKLVEAVSRAKKPVILAGAGVLHGKASEELRQYVEQQQIPVAHTLLGLGGFPAKHPLFLGMAGMHGTYAANMALHQCDLLISIGARFDDRVTGNLNHFAKHAKVAHIDIDPAEIGKNIHTHIPVVGDSKLVLEELIKQDGKQGDSDEWKNQLDQWKDEYPLWYVENEAEGFKPQKLIEYIHQFTKGEAIVATDVGQHQMWAAQFYPFENADKWVTSGGLGTMGFGLPAAIGAQLADQEATVVAILGDGGFQMTLQELAVIRELNLPVKVIVLNNHSLGMVRQWQEIFYEERYSHSKFSEQPDFVKLSEAYGIKGIRISSDKEAQEKLEEALTSREPVFIDVNVARDEKVFPMVAPGKGLHEMVGVKP from the coding sequence ATGGGGACAAATGTACAAATGGAGACGGAAAAATCAAAAGCACCACACACGATGAACGGTGCACTCATGTTAATTGAAGCACTCAAAAGAGAAAAAGTAGAAGTCATTTTCGGCTATCCAGGCGGAGCAGTTTTACCAATCTACGATAAAATTTACGATTCTGGTTTATTTCATGTCCTGCCAAGACATGAGCAGGGAGCGATTCACGCAGCAGAAGGTTACGCAAGAGTATCTGGTAAACCGGGTGTTGTCATTGCAACATCAGGACCTGGAGCGACAAACCTTGTGACGGGAATTGCAGATGCGATGATTGATTCACTTCCGCTTGTCGTATTCACAGGGCAGGTGGCAACGTCAGTCATTGGATCGGATGCTTTCCAAGAAGCAGATGTAATTGGCATCACAATGCCGATTACAAAGCACAGCTACCAGGTAAGAAATCCAGAGGAACTACCGGGTGTCATTAAAGAGGCATTTCATATCGCAACAACAGGCAGACCTGGTCCAGTTTTGATTGATATTCCAAAAGATGTTGCAAGCATTGAAGGAATGTTTGAATATGATCAGCCAATTGATTTACCGGGTTATCAGCCAAAAGTAGAGCCGAACTATTTGCAAATTCGAAAGTTAGTAGAAGCTGTCAGCAGAGCAAAAAAACCAGTCATTTTAGCAGGAGCTGGCGTTCTTCATGGCAAAGCATCTGAAGAATTAAGACAGTATGTAGAGCAGCAGCAAATCCCAGTCGCTCATACACTGCTTGGACTTGGCGGATTCCCGGCAAAGCACCCTCTTTTCCTAGGGATGGCTGGTATGCATGGCACATATGCAGCGAACATGGCTCTTCATCAATGTGACCTGCTCATTTCAATCGGAGCAAGATTTGATGACAGGGTAACAGGCAACCTCAATCATTTTGCGAAACATGCGAAGGTCGCTCATATTGACATCGACCCAGCGGAAATCGGCAAGAACATTCATACCCATATCCCAGTTGTTGGAGACAGTAAGCTCGTTCTTGAAGAGCTGATCAAGCAAGACGGGAAGCAAGGGGACTCAGACGAATGGAAAAATCAATTAGATCAATGGAAGGATGAATATCCACTCTGGTACGTTGAAAATGAGGCTGAAGGTTTTAAGCCTCAAAAGCTGATTGAATACATTCATCAATTCACAAAAGGTGAAGCCATTGTCGCAACTGATGTCGGACAGCATCAAATGTGGGCGGCACAGTTCTATCCATTTGAAAATGCAGATAAGTGGGTAACATCTGGAGGTCTTGGCACAATGGGCTTCGGATTACCAGCAGCCATCGGCGCTCAACTGGCTGATCAAGAGGCAACCGTTGTAGCGATTTTAGGAGACGGAGGTTTCCAAATGACCCTGCAAGAACTTGCCGTTATCCGTGAGCTGAACCTCCCAGTCAAAGTGATTGTACTTAATAATCACAGCCTTGGAATGGTAAGACAATGGCAAGAAATTTTCTACGAAGAACGCTACTCACATTCTAAATTTTCAGAGCAGCCAGACTTCGTCAAATTATCTGAAGCTTATGGCATTAAAGGAATCAGAATTTCATCAGACAAAGAGGCGCAAGAAAAGCTTGAAGAAGCCTTGACTTCTAGAGAACCTGTTTTCATCGATGTCAATGTAGCGAGAGATGAAAAAGTATTCCCGATGGTAGCACCGGGGAAAGGACTTCATGAGATGGTGGGGGTGAAACCTTGA
- the ilvE gene encoding branched-chain-amino-acid transaminase, which produces MEDQKEQWIFLNDELVKKEDAKISVYDHGFLYGDGVFEGIRVYNGNIFRMKEHLDRLYDSARSIMLNIPYSLEELTEKMIHTVERNGLKDAYIRLVVSRGAGDLGLDPNNCGRANTVIIVEPLAIFPKHLYETGIDIVTVPTRRNRPDVLSPKVKSLNYLNNILVRIEAHMAGVSEALMLNDQGYVAEGSADNVFIYKKGKLYTPPGYIGALEGITRNAILEIAEDLGYEVKEEPFTRHDVYTAEEVFLTGTAAEVIAVVKVDGRTIGAGKPGFHTNKLLEQFRKRVVEEGEKVVFADESIHAS; this is translated from the coding sequence ATGGAAGACCAAAAGGAACAGTGGATCTTTTTAAACGATGAACTCGTGAAAAAAGAGGATGCGAAAATTTCAGTTTACGATCATGGCTTCTTATATGGAGACGGTGTTTTCGAAGGAATTCGCGTGTATAACGGAAATATCTTTCGAATGAAAGAACATTTAGACCGACTGTATGATTCCGCCAGATCCATTATGCTGAACATTCCATATTCACTTGAGGAACTCACGGAAAAAATGATTCATACAGTTGAAAGGAACGGTCTAAAGGATGCCTATATCCGCCTTGTCGTCTCAAGAGGAGCAGGTGATCTTGGGTTAGATCCTAACAACTGCGGGAGAGCCAACACAGTGATCATTGTAGAGCCTCTGGCCATTTTTCCAAAGCACCTATATGAAACGGGAATTGATATTGTGACGGTTCCAACGAGACGAAATCGTCCAGATGTTCTTAGCCCAAAAGTGAAATCATTAAACTATTTGAATAACATTCTTGTCCGAATCGAAGCCCATATGGCCGGTGTGAGTGAGGCGCTGATGCTGAACGATCAAGGGTACGTGGCGGAAGGTTCTGCAGACAACGTGTTTATTTATAAAAAAGGCAAGCTTTATACACCGCCAGGTTATATCGGCGCACTCGAAGGCATCACAAGAAATGCCATCCTGGAGATTGCAGAAGACTTAGGCTACGAAGTGAAAGAAGAACCATTCACAAGACATGATGTGTATACAGCAGAAGAAGTCTTTCTAACAGGAACCGCAGCCGAAGTCATCGCCGTTGTAAAAGTTGACGGCCGTACAATCGGTGCAGGGAAACCTGGGTTCCATACAAACAAACTTCTTGAACAATTCCGAAAGCGAGTAGTCGAAGAAGGAGAAAAAGTCGTTTTTGCAGATGAAAGCATTCATGCAAGTTAA
- a CDS encoding lactonase family protein — MANIRGYIGTYTKGDSKGVYTFTLNTDKQQIEQVEVAAELENPTYLTVSEDQKFVYAVVKKGSQGGLAAYQVDSTTGRLHFINQELADGASPCHVSVDSQTKTAYTANYHKGTAEMYEIDAENGSVIRTLSQVQHEGTGPNEDRQEKPHTHFMGLTPDEQFAVAVDLGTDGIYTYKKEDGKLELVHTFETKPGSGPRHITFHPTKGVAYVMTELSSEVIVLRYFEDGHFEEIQTIATIPSDFTENNQGSAIHVSSDGQFVYAGNRGHDSIAIFKADADGRLSLVEMASSEGNWPRDFVLDPTEEFLVASNQESSNLVLYKRDKGTGRLTVLQPDITVPHPVCVKFLG, encoded by the coding sequence ATGGCTAACATCAGAGGTTATATTGGTACGTATACAAAGGGAGACAGTAAAGGTGTTTATACGTTTACATTAAATACGGACAAGCAGCAGATAGAGCAAGTAGAAGTCGCTGCTGAACTTGAAAACCCTACATATTTAACCGTGTCAGAGGATCAAAAGTTTGTTTATGCTGTTGTGAAAAAAGGATCACAGGGCGGCCTTGCTGCGTATCAAGTTGATTCAACAACAGGCAGACTTCACTTCATCAACCAAGAGCTTGCCGATGGAGCTTCTCCTTGTCACGTCAGCGTGGACAGTCAAACGAAAACGGCGTATACAGCAAACTATCATAAAGGAACAGCAGAAATGTATGAAATTGATGCTGAAAATGGCTCAGTGATCCGCACACTGTCACAGGTACAGCATGAAGGAACTGGCCCTAACGAAGATCGTCAGGAAAAACCGCACACTCACTTTATGGGTCTGACACCAGATGAACAATTTGCAGTGGCTGTTGATCTTGGAACAGATGGAATTTATACGTATAAGAAGGAAGACGGTAAACTTGAGCTTGTTCATACATTTGAAACAAAGCCAGGCAGCGGACCTCGTCATATCACATTCCACCCAACGAAAGGTGTGGCATATGTAATGACAGAGCTAAGCTCAGAGGTCATTGTGTTGCGTTACTTTGAAGATGGTCATTTTGAAGAAATCCAAACAATCGCGACCATTCCAAGCGATTTTACAGAGAACAATCAAGGCAGTGCCATTCATGTTTCTTCAGACGGCCAATTTGTTTATGCTGGAAATCGCGGTCATGACAGCATTGCGATTTTTAAAGCAGACGCTGACGGTCGATTAAGCCTTGTCGAGATGGCTTCTTCTGAAGGAAACTGGCCTAGAGATTTTGTGCTTGATCCAACAGAAGAATTCCTCGTCGCTTCAAACCAAGAATCTAGCAACCTTGTGTTATACAAGCGTGACAAAGGAACAGGACGACTCACTGTCTTACAACCAGACATTACCGTCCCTCATCCAGTTTGCGTGAAATTTTTAGGGTAA
- a CDS encoding IS3 family transposase (programmed frameshift), whose amino-acid sequence MGTRISYPIEVKQKAVDMRLAGVSMKEIMEELNIKNKTQVQTWVRWHKAGDTHRFEQPVGKQYTYGKGPEYSSELERLQAENRYLSQQNEVFKKVQRIGKEVDKETSIKLVEELCKTMTVQDICVHLGISRSSYYRWKKDRTQNHSKRQLEKQIGTLCREHKYRYGYRKITALLKMRMRINHKTVQRIMQKNQWQCRVKMKKRKKNGQPYAVAGHVLDRNFQSDRPLEKLVTDITYLPYGQKPLYLSSILDLYNGEVIAFTIGDKQDTDFILNTLDQLPALPENCVLHSDQGSVYTSYEYQKAVHIKGITMSMSRKGTPADNASIESFHSTLKSETFYLNRIDRTTTSIVERTVKEYIYYYNNIRIQTK is encoded by the exons ATGGGGACAAGAATAAGTTATCCGATTGAAGTCAAACAGAAGGCTGTAGACATGAGATTGGCAGGCGTATCTATGAAAGAGATCATGGAGGAATTGAATATCAAGAATAAGACGCAGGTTCAGACATGGGTGAGGTGGCATAAGGCTGGGGATACACACCGGTTCGAACAGCCTGTTGGAAAACAATATACCTATGGAAAGGGTCCCGAGTACTCTTCCGAATTAGAGAGACTACAGGCAGAAAATCGCTATCTGAGTCAACAGAATGAAGTTT TTAAAAAAGTACAACGAATTGGAAAGGAAGTTGATAAGGAAACATCAATCAAACTGGTAGAAGAATTGTGCAAAACGATGACAGTACAGGACATTTGTGTCCATTTAGGCATCTCACGTAGTTCGTACTATAGATGGAAAAAGGATCGGACTCAGAATCATTCTAAAAGACAGCTAGAGAAACAAATCGGCACGTTGTGCCGAGAGCACAAGTATCGATATGGATATCGAAAAATCACAGCCCTACTAAAAATGAGAATGCGTATTAACCATAAAACTGTTCAACGTATTATGCAGAAAAACCAGTGGCAGTGCCGGGTTAAAATGAAAAAGCGTAAGAAGAATGGGCAGCCCTATGCCGTGGCCGGTCATGTACTGGATCGAAACTTTCAGTCTGATCGCCCTCTTGAAAAACTAGTAACGGACATCACATATTTGCCTTATGGACAGAAACCATTGTACCTTTCCAGTATATTGGATTTATATAATGGAGAAGTGATTGCTTTTACGATTGGTGATAAGCAGGACACAGACTTTATCTTAAACACACTTGATCAGCTCCCAGCACTGCCTGAGAACTGCGTGTTACATAGCGACCAAGGTTCTGTGTATACATCTTACGAGTATCAGAAAGCTGTTCATATAAAAGGCATTACCATGAGCATGTCCCGTAAAGGGACACCCGCTGATAATGCCTCCATCGAATCGTTTCATTCCACGCTAAAGTCTGAAACGTTCTATCTTAACAGGATTGACCGAACTACAACTTCCATCGTAGAACGCACTGTCAAAGAATACATTTATTATTATAACAACATTCGTATTCAAACGAAATGA
- a CDS encoding YkvA family protein, whose translation MNRSEKKELLKRSKKHFNDYAFWEKLKKTAQKAGVSLVYAVLLLYYTLQKPEVPVKAKTLIIGALGYFILPLDLIPDTLIGAGYTDDLGAITFALLQVAMYIDDDVKGKAKDRLSKWFGEKTDTSLIDQKLGDGGMPSSV comes from the coding sequence ATGAATCGTTCTGAGAAAAAAGAACTATTAAAGCGTTCGAAGAAGCATTTTAATGATTATGCCTTTTGGGAAAAGCTAAAAAAGACGGCACAAAAAGCTGGTGTCTCTCTTGTCTATGCTGTGCTATTACTTTACTATACATTGCAAAAACCCGAAGTGCCGGTCAAAGCAAAGACCCTGATTATTGGAGCACTCGGTTACTTTATCCTTCCACTTGATCTCATTCCGGATACATTGATTGGTGCCGGCTATACAGATGATTTAGGAGCCATTACTTTTGCTTTGCTTCAAGTAGCAATGTACATTGATGATGATGTGAAAGGGAAAGCAAAAGACAGGCTGTCAAAATGGTTCGGAGAAAAAACCGATACGTCTTTGATTGATCAAAAGCTTGGGGATGGCGGTATGCCGTCGTCTGTATAA
- the dltD gene encoding D-alanyl-lipoteichoic acid biosynthesis protein DltD: MKKRFFGPLILAAVLFIGVLLVPNAWLLHLIPKDKLQKSATELDPEMFQGLYLQDEMLKDPTYLPIYGSSELSRFDPYHPSNFFHENPQGFTPYLIGKGGSQSLIHAMNFAAHMDKLKGKKFVFIVSPQWFVKWGSDESHFAPNYSALQALNLAYNKEIDPTVKKELIKRIMKFKAVKNDMVITELFKAELSGNKFAYGVISPIAKMYYGMLQKKDMYYTIGPAHERKLQPSPSVKGKTWAELEKEASIFGAKRAGDNPFYINQTLFDHKLKPIMKKMKDSREGHSYVESPEYKDFQIMLDILKQAGAKPLFVTIPVNGKWYDYTGFPKEGRTGYYEKINRQIRDNGFEVADLTKHEYDPYFFKDTIHVSYKGWVYIDKAIEKFYKEQ; the protein is encoded by the coding sequence ATGAAAAAGCGTTTTTTTGGGCCGCTTATTTTAGCGGCTGTTCTATTCATTGGTGTTCTTCTTGTACCAAATGCATGGCTCTTACATCTGATCCCAAAAGACAAATTACAAAAGTCAGCCACAGAGTTAGATCCAGAGATGTTTCAAGGGCTTTATTTACAAGATGAAATGCTAAAAGATCCAACTTATTTGCCGATCTATGGATCTTCTGAATTGTCACGTTTTGATCCATATCACCCTTCGAATTTCTTTCATGAGAATCCCCAAGGGTTTACACCTTATCTTATTGGAAAAGGTGGGTCGCAATCATTAATTCATGCAATGAACTTCGCAGCGCATATGGATAAATTAAAAGGGAAGAAGTTTGTATTTATCGTGTCCCCGCAGTGGTTTGTGAAATGGGGATCTGATGAGAGTCACTTTGCACCTAACTATTCAGCGCTTCAAGCACTGAATCTCGCCTATAATAAAGAAATTGATCCAACTGTAAAAAAAGAGCTGATCAAAAGAATCATGAAGTTTAAAGCAGTAAAAAACGACATGGTGATCACTGAGCTTTTTAAAGCAGAGCTATCTGGGAACAAGTTCGCTTATGGCGTGATTTCTCCTATTGCAAAAATGTATTATGGCATGCTTCAAAAGAAAGATATGTACTATACGATTGGACCGGCGCATGAGCGCAAGCTTCAACCGTCTCCTTCAGTCAAAGGAAAAACATGGGCCGAGCTTGAAAAAGAAGCGAGCATTTTTGGCGCGAAAAGAGCAGGGGACAACCCGTTTTATATTAATCAAACATTGTTTGACCACAAGCTGAAACCGATCATGAAAAAGATGAAGGATTCCCGTGAAGGTCATTCTTATGTCGAATCACCAGAATACAAAGATTTTCAAATCATGCTGGATATTTTAAAACAGGCAGGGGCGAAGCCTTTGTTTGTGACGATTCCTGTCAACGGAAAGTGGTATGATTACACTGGTTTTCCGAAAGAAGGCCGTACAGGCTATTATGAAAAAATCAATCGTCAAATTCGAGATAATGGGTTTGAAGTTGCGGATTTGACTAAGCATGAGTATGATCCATATTTCTTTAAAGATACGATTCATGTGTCTTATAAAGGATGGGTGTACATCGACAAGGCAATTGAAAAGTTTTACAAAGAGCAGTAG
- the dltC gene encoding D-alanine--poly(phosphoribitol) ligase subunit 2, with the protein MEFKKQVYGIIAEVCQDDVVKENPEIAIFEEGLLDSFGTVELLMAIESQLGITVPITEFDRDVWDTPNHIAEQLAEMK; encoded by the coding sequence ATGGAATTTAAAAAACAAGTATACGGTATTATTGCAGAGGTTTGTCAGGATGATGTTGTGAAAGAAAATCCAGAGATTGCGATTTTTGAAGAAGGTCTTCTTGATTCATTTGGTACAGTAGAACTGCTTATGGCAATTGAAAGTCAACTCGGAATCACTGTTCCGATTACAGAATTCGATCGTGATGTGTGGGATACGCCGAATCACATTGCTGAGCAGCTGGCTGAGATGAAGTAA